Within Telopea speciosissima isolate NSW1024214 ecotype Mountain lineage unplaced genomic scaffold, Tspe_v1 Tspe_v1.1142, whole genome shotgun sequence, the genomic segment ATGCTCATTTACAACCAATCACTCTAAATCCTGAAGGTAGTTCAATGAGCTCTCAGACATCATTGTTGCTTATAGATTTCATCTCATCTTTTATGGCATctatccatttattagaatcaCTATCATTCCTGGCCTATGAAAAACTTAGAGAGTCATTCTTAACTCCTATATCAAACTCAGACTCTTGGAGATACACTAATCACAAAAAACCATTGGTGGCTGCCTGAGATTTCCAAAATAGAATATGACTCTCTACATCCTGAGTGGAGATGATCTCAATATCCAAAAGGCTACTGAAATATTCCTATACTCTAGTAGTTGTACCACCAACTATAAGCGCATGAGAGGTAGATTCCCACCAAGGTTCTCTACAACAGCCACATTTAGAAACCAAAGGGATGTCTATACTCATCAGCACCTCATCTATTGGAATTTCCCATTAAGAATCTACCAAGAAAAGAAACCTATCTTTGTGGGCGTGTTGATAGATTCCaaataaattttgaataatATGCTAAAGGGACCAAAACCGAATTTCCTGCCAGACTAATTTAATAGAAAAGAGGATGTGGTTTTATCAACTACATAAGCTGAGTATATTGCTGGAGATGTTCTAGATGAAACAGTTTCTTCAAGAACTAGGTTTGAAGTAAGACAGATACATTGTTCATTATGATAGTCAGAGTGTCATCCACTTGAGTAAGAATCCAAGTTTTCATTACAAGATTAAGCATGTTGATGTAAGGTATCATTGGATTAGAGATGTTCTGAAACAAAAGCTTATAAAACTTGAGAAGATCCATATTGACAAGAATAGTGTAGATATGATGACAAAATCATTACCCGATGTGAAACATAACTTCTGTAGAAGCATGGTAGGATTCAATGTGACAAATCCCTCATCGTGAGTTGGAGGGAGTTTGTTGGATACCTCCAAATGTGGAAAGAAGACCCACATGCCTTTTAATTTGAAAGACAGTACACTAATCGCCTTTTAcagttctctttctctcaatcTCAATATAAAAACAATCATGAGGCGGTGAGACAAGCACCTCTCACAATCactcttttttccccttctatTCTCTGTTTTTCGAAGTTGAGCTTACTGCGAGAAGTAGTATcatcaaaaaaagagagagcatTTTGGGTGTTTTGTTCTTTGTACTCAGATTGTAATGTGGTAGCATGACAACATTCTCTTGGTCTAGGGAAGTAAGAAATGTGACAATACTTTCTATATTTGTCATTGCCAGAACTGAGGTGAGAGTACTATGTACCCATATGTTATTTTGATATCCAAAGTGGATTGTTTCTCTTAATGCTTGATAGCCTACAATTTAACTAGAGAGGATATTGTAACCCTATTATTATTTCATAGTAAAAGATTTATTTGGACTAGGTCATGTGATTTTTCTCTTTCACTTTGGAAATATTTTCCACATAAAAAATGGTGTCTCCTTTTatggtttggtttgaatttgacttgtgtactattattttttttgcataTTTTGTTGTTTTGACTTACACATAGATGGAAAATGGATTGTTCTTCCCAATAAGTATTGGGAAAACTATGAGGTGTGAGGGAGAAAGTGGGCCTCGAGCCACATAACTCCTGTCACTCATTATACAAATCTAAAATAATATGAAAACCctttaaaataaaggaaataagaaaagaagagggaatGGGCATTggagaaaatggaaaaataaaaaaaaacacagcatACTATTCTTTAAGcaaggccccgtttgtttgacAGGGAGAATGGGGTGGGAATGTTGTGAGGCTGGATCCCACAGTTTATAATGGATTGGGGAACAGGGGTGAgattttttacttttcccatgaacCATAATCAAAATCCTTTATTTCTTGTGAGACTTTGGATGGCATAAGGGTGGAATTTTCAAATGTCACGTTAGCAAACAAAACATTTAATGTTGTTCCTAAGTTTAGTAAGTTTACCACCCAACCCAAATTAAAACGAACAAGGTTTGGCTGAGATTTTAAAGTACCATATCAGCACTTTTCTAGTCCAatctcccaccccacctaaaTCTTGTTCAAACATAGAGTCTACAGCCCTAAACCCATAGGATCCGGATCTGGATCCGAGATCCCTTATACTCGAATGAGAGCAGTCATCCATAGGAGGTGAAATTTTGTCAACGAAGACAGTCATCCATAGAAAATTTTGTCAATGAAGATAGTCATCCATTGGAGCTGAAATCCCCTGAAACAAACGGGGTATAAGAGCCTATGGCCCTAAACCCATCGGAACCGTTTCTGAATCCCGATCCGAGATCCCTTGTACTCGAATGAGAGCGGTGATTAGAGCTGAAATTTTGTCAACGAAGGGGTCTTTATCGACCCCAGTACTGGGGGGTCCTGTGCGCATCATGCGGCGCAGTACGATCCATGTGTGTACAGTAGGGCCCACTATGCACTCATGAATcatgctgcgccgcacgatgcgcacaggaCCGCCTCCAGttctgggggcgataattttccgtCAAGGAAGACAGTCGTCCGAGTCATGAATCAAGATTGATAAGACAGTCCTGTGAGTGAAGGGAATATGCCAATATGGGAAGAAAGGGCGTTTCCTCAATTGGGCAAACTTTCGACATTCCTCGTGTACATCAATGATTCTATGGCGCGCCCTCCCCCCCTGACAAATGACGATGGACCCCCTCAGCCAGGGCCAGGCTCCACTCTGCACTCTACAGGTTGCCTTTCAGACTTTCAGCGCTCACCAGTTACCACAACAGGTTAGAAGGAAGACGCGACACAATAGACAACATGATTCTAAGAACATTTTTGAAAGTGAAAGAAATCCAAATCGGGCAGATTCTCAAAACTTTTCCACAACTCCCTATTTCATTTCAACCTCACCCCATATTCTACGGATCTTCAGCATTGGACTTGGATCCGGAGATTCAAGCACTCCCACAGTTCGACGAAATTCCGCAGAGAGACCTGTCTGAGTGGAATAACTTGCTCTTCCACTACTCCCGTAATAATCTCAATCGAGAAGCCCTGAATCTCTTCTTGGAGATACGCCGATTACGAGTGCCTGTCGATGCCTctactctctcctctcttcttaaGGTCTGTAGCTGCTTGTTTGATCAAATGCTTGGCAAACAGATACATTCCCACTGCATCAAATCTGGTTTCGAAGCTGATGTTAGCGTTGGCACTTCTCTTGTTGACATGTACATGAAAATCAATGCGGTTGAGGATGGAAAGAAAATCTTTGATAGGATGCCAGAGAGAAATGTGGTGTCGTGGACTTCATTGCTTGCAGGATATACACTCAACGGGATGGTTGACCTCGTTCTGGAACTCTTCCTTCAGATGCAAGTTGAGGGAATTAAACCCAACCCCTTCACCTTTGCGAGTGTTCTTGCTGCTTCTGCTGCTCACTCTATGGTGGAGGGAATTCGAGTTCATGGGCAGGTTATAAAACTTGGTTTTGAGTCTACCACATTTGTGTGCAACTCATTGATTAATATGTACTTGAAGTCTGGACTAATCAGAGATGCTACAGCGGTGTTCGCAGGCATGGAAAACAGGGATGCAGTTTCTTGGAACTCCATCATTGCTGGGTTTGTATTGAATggttttgaaattaaagcactAGAATTCTTCTACCAGATGAGACTTGCGGGTGTTAAGATGACCCAATCCATTTTTGCAACAGTTACTAAATTATGCT encodes:
- the LOC122648440 gene encoding pentatricopeptide repeat-containing protein At2g27610-like; this encodes MILRTFLKVKEIQIGQILKTFPQLPISFQPHPIFYGSSALDLDPEIQALPQFDEIPQRDLSEWNNLLFHYSRNNLNREALNLFLEIRRLRVPVDASTLSSLLKVCSCLFDQMLGKQIHSHCIKSGFEADVSVGTSLVDMYMKINAVEDGKKIFDRMPERNVVSWTSLLAGYTLNGMVDLVLELFLQMQVEGIKPNPFTFASVLAASAAHSMVEGIRVHGQVIKLGFESTTFVCNSLINMYLKSGLIRDATAVFAGMENRDAVSWNSIIAGFVLNGFEIKALEFFYQMRLAGALPGPEEWVRI